The following are encoded together in the Citrus sinensis cultivar Valencia sweet orange chromosome 1, DVS_A1.0, whole genome shotgun sequence genome:
- the LOC102622586 gene encoding trans-Golgi network-localized SYP41-interacting protein 1 isoform X1, with amino-acid sequence MDKNKSRTDMLAAGRKKLQQFRQKKDGKGSSSQGKSLKKSGKSEQHEADIDAASTAGKPTGSLVPEGESASPSHVDSNLGVMDSNSIENSLAPEIDVAAVDSPSVVVTPESRMVEISLARDAVLSPQGGDVPSLVPNEGERMQNTDAEAARAVPSSSVDIPVLDGETKDADISVVTDGSTQSILADTDKREMVTVEMENANRDGRLESPASQEVPDTTLIQVRGDQVTDVGAMQEADGSGLKHHDKSSETEPAGEGKPNPPELGGSTATLEESASGLTGVHKVTYEEKLTSNADKVPASTDATNTADGSSSPALLSHEADGISAVSLQGIDHLKDVVASFPNEGRKGMLPPDAGSDGYEEVQADRQNLMLAEVDNQQSMPVGSLMTDSKAQERSLEKDTVHSSMVAVSSDGDGCSVSLSELKEIVRGLSGDEFRSLLSSRGSGNAELGIDSLVLSECTSHDMFERLKEELYLTSFTKDIFHLQVSEMSEQQMEFDQNHHQLVDEISLLRASLYEVQQKNECMAEEVAHCRSELQAVASCREELENQVHSVKAEAQEFSDRANELQISLERSLGDLSSLSMELADYKGWVASLKVENENLSTKLASVTEDRKKLAEETESCLHENEKLSLELTDCKSLLEALLVEKSNLTAIHALVTEERKKLEEEKESLAGDNQKMCMELTDCRILVESLPDENAKLNRSLAAVTEERKKLEEEKESLTGENDKMSTELTECKGLVAALQDEYAELKGSLALIMEERKKLEEEKESLATENEKMSMELTECKGLVTEERKKLVEEKESLVLEIEKISTELTDCKGLVAALQVENANLNGSLALKTEERMKLEEYFVQENKRLSNELLIFQQKFPTENTAFRQDGGISSPILEKPSSDGPVGGSTRELEEVFDDSSLLSVLKGHFREAENILQDLEEAAEKMHFELTSFNGSVGKVPSPGVSKLIQAFESKVHHDEHETEEKAATEKLSPSDAFMSIKEHTWKLRALLQQFHLDSENAEEELRRISDVAVGKSKAEYEALKEHSDNLEATNIELGVLYEVIKQHVYGVEARSDELQVLVENYKQRDLSLKAEYHEVGEKLSEHQSRVSELLSQFHDLQRSSDEKILMLEYQVESLQKEASERTLILEREWNSIITQIVKTVEKLDEFTGGVSISAGTETNDGLDANSRVDASVDAAIKVIEDLQEKLETAHSDHEKVCSSYKEVNEKFNDLFRKNESASVMLHTLYGDLRKLVIDSAGSMDDEPRMNFQVGALSDPIDYIKYKTVVEQLENFLGERLELKTLNNKLKSELISRTNDVEVLNGRCLDSDAIQKLIENVLSVGKLENTETDLDKTPFSHLESLVSSLVKRYKEVVEQVSSSREEFGFMGMELTEQQEKINQLNALKLQHATEILVLKESIRQAEEALAVSLSELQEKVSELEQSEQRISSIREKLSIAVSKGKGLIMQRDSLKQSLAETSKELEKCTQELQLRDARLNELETKLSNMEAGDRVEALESELSYIRNSATALRESFLLKDSVLQRIEEIMEDLDLPEQFHSRDIIEKVDWLARSVTRNSLPVTNWEQKSSVGGSHSDAGFVDTEAWKEDTPPSSSSGDDMRRKYEELQSKFYGLAEQNEMLEQSLMERNYLVQRWEELLDRINMPSHLRSMEPEDRIEWLGTALLDANNDRDSLHQKIENLEDYYGSVTADLEESQKRISELEADLQVVVHEREKLSERMEILTCDHEKISSKVVQFELEKEMLQNEMTGLQEKLEERVRIEGRIETIENGIRRLVGLVGDALHDPSAKELASGDSSTECLEVLLRKLIEHYLTLSEPKTVPEDTFAEHRTEEADASLDKSGNRDVVMSGDSDTAHLEKDLEDALANLMHVKEERDAYMEKQQSFICEVAALDKKRMELQELLAQEEQKSASLREKLNVAVRKGKSVVQQRDSLKQTLEQMTNELEHLKSEISHRENALVGYEQKIRDLSTYPEMVEALESEKLFLRNRLTEAERLLQERENILNVITNALIGIDVGGEVSNWDPVEKLEQIGKQFLVLHAALVSSEQELKKSRRAAELLLAELNEVQERNDVLQEELEKAASELSEISKERDVAEAAKVDALSHLDRLSTVFSKGKQKQYSEMMMLKSGANELRKDFLDIDSLLADVFSKDLEFVLNLEAYIQSCLKQGDTSDVVSMPITSAYGGYASSNSVDKENILFMDSWPALKTPDHVDDTVIVELCSSIGITLQELMSNVGSLREKLHKHPKVFHDKARNVFEVMNILCGELTSQKNSVEALKRDVARLESIEREKDLDNVVLRRNIVLLYEASANSIMEIGNRKAALVGSNLVAGDLEMTLNPATIGEAGLPFGGQNHLSSEEFIKAIADKLLSTVKDFAMMRTEFEDGNLKEMKITIAKMQRELQEKDIQRDRICSELVGQIKEAEAAARRCSLDVQSAETRIFDMEQQVQAVKEERGLLEERLKELRDEQATFLESKDRVLAAKDQEIEALMQALDEEENQIEELKEKLVDLEKVVQQKNLDLENLEVSRGKIAKRLSVTVSKFDELHLMSETLLSEVEKLELQLQDRDAEISFLRQEVTRCTNEVLASSQMNNKRDLNEIQELISWLDSLISEVGVQDVHLEKESSQAHEYKEILQKKISGIISEFEDLRAVAQSQDTLLQVERNRVQELTRKEELLRNSLREKEAHINMLEGVGDSGRATSVTSEILEVEPVINKWAAPGPSTTSQVRSLRKVNNNDQVAIAIDMEPGSASGRLEDEDDEKVHGFKSLTTSRIVPRCTRPVTDMIDGLWVSCDRALMRQPALRLSIIVYWAVLHTLIASFVF; translated from the exons ATGGACAAGAACAAGAGCCGTACGGATATGCTCGCCGCTGGCCGTAAaaag CTTCAACAATTCCGACAGAAGAAGGATGGCAAGGGCAGTAGCAGCCAAGGTAAATCCTTGAAGAAGTCTGGTAAATCTGAGCAGCATGAAGCTGATATCGATGCAGCATCTACTGCTGGGAAACCAACAGGATCATTAGTTCCTGAAGGGGAAAGTGCATCTCCATCTCATGTTGATTCCAATCTGGGAGTTATggattcaaattcaatagaGAATTCATTGGCTCCTGAGATTGATGTTGCAGCCGTTGATTCGCCATCAGTGGTTGTTACACCTGAGTCACGCATGGTTGAAATATCTTTGGCTCGTGATGCTGTGTTATCACCACAAGGTGGTGATGTTCCTTCTTTGGTGCCTAACGAAGGGGAAAGAATGCAGAATACCGATGCCGAGGCAGCCAGAGCAGTGCCCTCGTCATCTGTAGATATCCCAGTTTTAGATGGGGAAACCAAGGATGCCGATATATCTGTAGTCACTGACGGGTCAACACAATCCATATTAGCAGATACTGACAAGAGGGAGATGGTTACAGTTGAAATGGAAAATGCAAATAGGGATGGGAGGCTGGAGTCGCCAGCTTCACAAGAAGTTCCTGATACGACCCTGATTCAAGTGAGGGGAGATCAGGTAACAGATGTAG GGGCGATGCAGGAAGCAGATGGTTCGGGTTTGAAGCACCATGATAAAAGCAGTGAAACTGAGCCGGCAGGGGAAGGGAAGCCTAATCCACCTGAGCTTGGTGGAAGCACTGCAACTCTTGAAGAATCTGCGTCAGGATTGACGGGTGTGCACAAGGTAACCTATGAAGAAAAGTTAACTAGCAATGCTGATAAGGTGCCTGCATCAACTGATGCAACCAACACAGCTGATGGGTCTTCGTCTCCTGCCCTTCTTTCACATGAAGCCGATGGTATTTCAGCTGTTAGTCTTCAAGGTATAGATCACCTGAAGGATGTAGTGGCAAGTTTTCCTAATGAAGGAAGAAAAGGAATGCTCCCTCCTGATGCGGGAAGTGATGGGTATGAAGAGGTTCAAGCAGATAGACAGAATTTGATGCTTGCAGAAGTGGATAATCAGCAGTCTATGCCAGTGGGATCTTTGATGACTGACAGTAAAGCTCAGGAAAGATCTCTTGAGAAAGACACGGTGCATTCATCTATGGTAGCTGTTTCTTCAGATGGAGATGGGTGCTCAGTCAGCCTTTCAGAGCTCAAAGAGATCGTAAGGGGGCTTAGTGGGGATGAGTTTAGGTCTCTGCTCAGTTCGAGAGGATCGGGTAATGCAGAGTTGGGGATTGATAGTTTGGTTCTATCTGAGTGTACCAGTCATGATATGTTTGAGAGACTGAAAGAAGAGTTGTATCTTACAAGTTTTACAAAAGATATCTTTCACTTGCAAGTTTCGGAGATGTCTGAGCAGCAAATGGAATTTGATCAAAACCATCATCAGTTGGTTGATGAAATATCCTTGCTCCGAGCTTCCCTCTATGAAGTTCAGCAGAAGAATGAATGCATGGCTGAAGAGGTAGCACATTGCAGGTCTGAACTCCAGGCTGTTGCTAGCTGTAGGGAGGAACTTGAAAACCAAGTTCATTCAGTAAAGGCAGAGGCTCAGGAGTTTTCAGATAGGGCAAATGAATTGCAGATCAGCTTGGAAAGATCTCTAGGGGATTTATCAAGTCTGTCAATGGAGTTAGCTGACTACAAGGGTTGGGTTGCTTCTTTAAAGGTGGAGAATGAGAACTTAAGTACGAAACTTGCTTCAGTGACTGAGGACAGAAAGAAACTTGCGGAGGAAACAGAATCTTGTCTCCATGAGAATGAGAAGCTGTCATTGGAGTTAACTGATTGCAAAAGTTTACTAGAAGCTCTGCTGGTAGAAAAATCCAACTTAACTGCAATTCATGCGCTGGTGACAGAGGAGAGAAAGaagcttgaagaagaaaaggagTCTCTTGCAGGTGATAATCAGAAAATGTGTATGGAATTGACTGACTGTAGGATTTTGGTGGAATCTCTACcggatgaaaatgctaaattaaACAGGAGCCTTGCTGCAGTAACAGAGGAGAGAAAGaagcttgaagaagaaaaggagTCTCTTACTGGTGAAAATGACAAAATGTCTACAGAATTGACAGAATGCAAGGGTTTGGTGGCAGCTCTACAAGATGAATACGCTGAATTAAAAGGCAGCCTTGCTTTGATAATGGAGGAGAGAAAGaagcttgaagaagaaaaggagTCTCTTGCTACTGAGAATGAGAAAATGTCTATGGAATTGACTGAATGTAAGGGTTTGGTAACAGAGGAGAGAAAGAAGCTTGTAGAAGAAAAGGAATCTCTTGTCTTGGAGATTGAGAAAATATCCACGGAATTGACTGATTGTAAGGGACTGGTGGCAGCTCTGCAAGTTGAAAATGCCAACTTAAATGGGAGTCTTGCTTTGAAAACAGAAGAGAGGATGAAGCTTGAGGAATATTTTGttcaagaaaataagagaTTGTCGAACGAGCTACTTATTTTTCAACAGAAGTTTCCTACTGAAAATACGGCATTTAGGCAAGATGGTGGCATTTCCTCTCCTATATTGGAGAAACCCTCATCTGATGGCCCTGTTGGAGGTTCAACACGTGAGCTGGAGGAAgtttttgatgattcttctttGTTGTCAGTCTTGAAAGGACACTTCAGGGAGGCAGAAAACATACTGCAGGACCTTGAAGAGGCTGCTGAAAAGATGCACTTTGAGTTAACTTCTTTTAATGGGTCTGTTGGTAAAGTGCCTTCACCTGGGGTATCCAAACTGATTCAAGCATTCGAGTCAAAGGTGCATCATGATGAACATGAGACAGAGGAGAAGGCTGCGACTGAAAAACTATCACCATCAGATGCATTTATGTCAATAAAAGAGCATACATGGAAATTGAGGGCACTGCTTCAGCAGTTTCACCTGGATTCTGAGAATGCCGAAGAGGAGCTTAGAAGGATTTCTGATGTTGCAGTCGGGAAGTCCAAGGCTGAATATGAAGCTTTGAAGGAGCACAGTGACAATTTGGAAGCAACAAACATTGAGCTTGGAGTTTTGTATGAAGTCATAAAGCAACATGTATATGGAGTTGAAGCAAGAAGTGATGAGCTTCAGGTTCTTGTTGAGAACTACAAACAACGAGACCTTAGTCTGAAAGCAGAATATCATGAGGTTGGTGAAAAATTAAGCGAGCACCAATCAAGAGTTAGTGAATTGCTGAGTCAGTTCCATGATTTACAGCGAAGTTCAGATGAGAAGATTTTGATGCTAGAATATCAAGTAGAAAGCTTGCAGAAGGAAGCATCTGAGAGGACATTGATACTTGAACGAGAATGGAATTCTATCATTACTCAGATTGTTAAAACAGTGGAAAAGCTTGATGAGTTTACTGGGGGAGTGTCAATCTCTGCCGGCACAGAAACCAATGATGGCTTGGATGCTAACAGTCGCGTTGATGCTTCTGTAGATGCCGCTATCAAGGTGATTGAGGATCTGCAGGAGAAATTAGAAACTGCTCATTCAGACCATGAAAAAGTTTGTAGTTCATACAAAGAAGTAAATGAGAAGTTCAATGATTTGTTTAGAAAGAATGAATCAGCTTCTGTTATGTTACATACACTTTATGGTGATCTCAGGAAACTTGTAATTGATTCTGCTGGGTCTATGGATGATGAACCACGGATGAACTTTCAAGTTGGGGCTCTATCTGATCCCATTGACTACATCAAGTATAAGACCGTTGTTGAACAACTGGAAAATTTTCTGGGTGAGAGACTGGAGCTCAAAACTTTAAACAATAAACTTAAGTCAGAGTTGATTAGTAGAACAAATGATGTGGAAGTATTGAATGGAAGATGCCTTGATTCCGATGCCATCCAGAAGTTAATAGAAAATGTTTTGAGTGTTGGAAAACTGGAAAACACCGAGACTGACTTAGATAAAACACCTTTTTCACACCTTGAATCATTGGTGTCTTCACTTGTTAAGAGGTATAAAGAGGTTGTTGAGCAGGTGAGTTCGTCAAGAGAAGAGTTTGGATTTATGGGGATGGAATTGACTGAACAGCAGGAAAAGATAAACCAGTTAAATGCTTTGAAGCTTCAGCATGCAACTGAAATCCTTGTTCTCAAAGAAAGTATAAGGCAGGCAGAAGAAGCGCTTGCTGTCTCGCTATCTGAATTGCAGGAAAAAGTAAGTGAACTAGAACAGTCAGAGCAGCGGATATCTTCTATCAGAGAGAAGCTTAGCATTGCTGTTTCTAAGGGGAAAGGGTTGATTATGCAGCGCGATAGTCTGAAGCAGTCTCTGGCTGAAACATCCAAGGAACTTGAGAAATGCACGCAAGAGCTGCAGTTGAGAGATGCTAGACTTAATGAGCTAGAAACAAAACTTTCTAATATGGAGGCAGGTGACCGTGTGGAAGCTCTTGAATCTGAGCTTTCATACATTCGCAACTCAGCAACTGCTTTAAGAGAGTCATTTCTCCTCAAAGACTCTGTACTCCAGAGAATTGAAGAGATAATGGAAGACCTTGATCTACCTGAACAGTTTCATTCAAGGGACATAATAGAAAAGGTTGATTGGTTAGCACGATCAGTTACACGAAACTCTTTGCCTGTTACTAATTGGGAGCAGAAGAGTTCTGTGGGAGGTTCCCACTCCGATGCTGGTTTTGTTGATACAGAAGCCTGGAAAGAAGATACACCACCAAGCTCAAGTTCAGGGGATGATATGAGGAGAAAATATGAGGAGCTGCAGAGCAAGTTTTATGGATTGGCtgaacaaaatgaaatgctCGAACAATCTTTAATGGAGAGAAACTACTTGGTGCAGAGATGGGAAGAACTTTTGGACAGAATCAATATGCCTTCACACTTGCGGTCTATGGAACCTGAGGATAGGATTGAGTGGTTAGGAACTGCACTGTTGGATGCTAATAATGATAGGGATTCTCTCCATCAGAAGATTGAAAACCTGGAAGACTACTATGGATCTGTTACTGCTGATCTGGAAGAGTCACAAAAGAGGATATCTGAGCTTGAGGCAGACCTTCAAGTTGTTGTTCATGAGAGGGAGAAGCTTTCTGAAAGAATGGAGATTCTGACCTGTGATCATGAGAAAATCTCATCAAAGGTGGTCCAGTTTGAACTTGAGAAGGAAATGCTGCAGAATGAAATGACTGGTTTACAGGAGAAATTGGAAGAGAGGGTTAGAATTGAGGGGCGCATCGAAACCATTGAAAATGGGATACGTAGATTGGTGGGTTTGGTTGGTGATGCACTGCATGATCCTAGTGCGAAAGAATTGGCTTCGGGTGACAGTAGTACTGAGTGCTTGGAGGTTCTACTGAGGAAGCTTATAGAGCATTACTTGACCCTTTCCGAGCCAAAAACTGTACCTGAGGATACATTTGCTGAGCACCGCACTGAAGAAGCGGATGCAAGCCTTGATAAATCTGGAAACAGAGATGTTGTAATGTCTGGGGACTCAGATACAGCGCATCTGGAGAAAGATCTGGAGGACGCTTTAGCTAACCTAATGCATGTGAAGGAGGAGAGAGATGCATACATGGAGAAGCAGCAGTCTTTCATTTGTGAAGTTGCAGCACTTGATAAAAAAAGGATGGAGTTGCAGGAGCTACTTGCTCAGGAGGAGCAGAAGTCAGCTTCTCTGAGGGAGAAGTTAAATGTTGCTGTTAGAAAAGGGAAGTCGGTGGTGCAACAGCGGGATAGTTTGAAACAAACCTTGGAACAGATGACTAATGAATTGGAACACTTAAAGTCTGAGATCAGCCACAGGGAAAATGCTCTTGTAGGTTATGAACAGAAAATTAGGGATTTATCCACTTACCCTGAGATGGTGGAAGCCCTAGAATCAGAGAAATTGTTCTTGAGGAATCGTCTGACTGAAGCTGAGCGGTTGTTGcaggagagagaaaatattttgaatgtaATCACGAATGCCTTAATTGGCATTGATGTTGGTGGTGAAGTTAGTAACTGGGATCCAGTTGAGAAGCTGGAACAAATTGGGAAACAATTCCTTGTTTTGCATGCAGCTCTGGTTTCTTCTGAAcaagaattgaagaaatctAGAAGAGCAGCAGAGCTACTGCTAGCGGAACTGAATGAAGTTCAAGAGAGAAATGATGTTCTTCAGGAGGAGTTGGAAAAAGCTGCCAGTGAACTCTCTGAAATCTCCAAGGAAAGGGATGTAGCTGAGGCTGCCAAAGTTGATGCACTCTCACATCTTGACAGGTTATCTACAGTTTTCTCTAAGGGAAAACAGAAACAATATTCTgaaatgatgatgttaaaaTCCGGGGCAAATGAACTCAGGAAGGACTTTCTTGATATTGATAGTTTACTGGCTGATGTTTTCTCTAAGGACTTGGAATTTGTGCTCAATTTGGAGGCTTACATTCAATCATGTCTCAAGCAAGGCGATACTTCTGATGTGGTTAGCATGCCCATTACAAGTGCATATGGTGGCTATGCTTCCAGCAATTCAGTAGACAAG gaGAATATTCTATTTATGGATTCATGGCCAGCTTTGAAGACACCAGACCATGTGGATGACACTGTAATAGTTGAACTCTGTAGTTCTATTGGAATTACTTTGCAAGAATTGATGAGTAATGTTGGTTCTTTAAGAGAGAAGTTGCACAAGCACCCTAAAGTGTTTCATGATAAAGCTAGAAATGTATTTGAAGTAATGAATATCCTTTGTGGGGAGTTGACTTCCCAGAAAAATTCAGTTGAAGCCTTGAAAAGAGACGTTGCACGTTTGGAGTCTattgaaagagaaaaggaCTTGGATAATGTGGTGTTACGCAGAAACATTGTGTTGCTTTATGAAGCATCTGCTAATTCAATCATGGAAATTGGAAACAGAAAAGCAGCACTGGTAGGAAGTAATTTGGTTGCGGGAGACCTGGAAATGACCTTGAATCCTGCAACAATTGGTGAAGCAGGACTTCCATTTGGTGGTCAGAACCATTTGTCCTCTGAGGAGTTTATCAAGGCTATTGCAGACAAACTCTTATCTACTGTGAAGGATTTTGCTATGATGAGAACTGAATTCGAAGATGGTAACCTTAAGGAAATGAAAATCACCATTGCAAAAATGCAGAGAGAGCTTCAGGAGAAGGACATCCAAAGAGACAGAATTTGCTCGGAGCTCGTTGGTCAAATTAAGGAAGCTGAAGCTGCTGCTCGAAGATGTTCACTTGATGTTCAATCTGCAGAAACTCGGATATTTGATATGGAACAGCAAGTCCAGGCGGTGAAGGAGGAACGAGGTTTATTGGAGGAGAGATTGAAGGAGTTGCGAGACGAGCAAGCCACCTTCTTGGAGTCAAAGGACAGGGTGCTAGCTGCCAAAGACCAAG AAATTGAGGCTCTAATGCAAGCACTTGACGAGGAGGAGAATCAAATAGAAGAGCTGAAGGAAAAACTTGTGGATTTGGAAAAAGTTGTGCAGCAAAAGAACTTAGATTTAGAGAACCTTGAAGTTTCTCGTGGAAAGATTGCAAAAAGACTTTCTGTCACAGTGAGCAAGTTTGATGAGCTTCATCTTATGTCTGAAACTCTTCTCAGTGAGGTGGAAAAGCTTGAATTGCAATTACAAGATCGGGATGCTGAGATCTCTTTCTTGAGACAGGAGGTCACTAGATGCACCAATGAAGTTCTTGCTTCATCGCAGATGAATAACAAGAGAGATTTAAATGAAATCCAGGAGCTTATTTCTTGGCTTGACTCATTGATTTCTGAGGTTGGGGTACAGGATGTGCATCTTGAAAAGGAAAGCAGTCAGGCACATGAGTACAAGGAAATACTTCAGAAAAAGATTTCGGGAATTATATCTGAGTTTGAGGATCTGCGAGCAGTGGCCCAAAGCCAGGACACATTGTTGCAAGTAGAAAGGAACAGAGTACAAGAGTTAACTCGCAAAGAAGAACTTCTTCGCAATTCTTTGCGTGAGAAAGAGGCACACATCAACATGCTTGAAGGTGTTGGAGATTCAGGCCGGGCAACTAGTGTGACCTCTGAAATTTTGGAAGTTGAACCTGTG ATAAACAAGTGGGCAGCACCTGGGCCTTCTACTACATCTCAAGTTCGCAGTTTACGGAAAGTCAATAACAATGATCAGGTTGCCATTGCAATAGATATGGAACCTGGTAGTGCTAGTGGTAGGTTAGAAGACGAAGATGATGAAAAAG TTCATGGTTTCAAGTCACTTACTACATCAAGAATTGTCCCAAGATGTACGAGACCTGTAACAGACATGATAGATGGCTTATG GGTTTCTTGTGATCGAGCACTCATGCGACAACCTGCTTTACGGCTTAGTATTATAGTCTATTGGGCTGTATTGCACACACTTATTGCGAGTTTTGTATTTTGA